Proteins found in one Plasmodium relictum strain SGS1 genome assembly, chromosome: 13 genomic segment:
- a CDS encoding RNA methyltransferase, putative: MKEQEISHDEKIGKKYIYKKMNKKQMNKKKKEIVKKCNKVKKNENIVFETNDSNIIKNNNLDEIKNDINECIKDAIPKRIPNISRDLKIDLFVAIPSTIINNKSDVIKSYLSSYLARIFTIFSISKIYIYDDQLRNENAIKAQKNDFINENSYKRNENKNNNDKNEEKNNRKYNNNNQGSNNDSINETIKKKSYEYSYLCKYLHYNLQYLETPQYLRKHLFPITNFLKNSGIMNPVDAPHHLRSDEWLPFREGVVIKKESKGIIVDVGLFSNVFIKDENYIDTGTRVTVLLNSDSFQLFQKKNSKILLPGKLIHPTIPKLFNLYWGYSIEILKNVSDIFNLPVDYIIGTSERGNNISDSILSFKNIKSVLIVFGNKDGLENLLIKEKEEEKKKNYSTEKKIKVLNKILKKFDLFINTCPFQTSRTIRTEEAITITLSLLHNILK, from the exons atgaaagaacAAGAGATTTCTCATGATGAAAAAATtggtaaaaaatatatttacaagaaaatgaataaaaaacagatgaataagaaaaaaaaagagatagttaaaaaatgtaataaagttaagaaaaatgaaaacataGTTTTTGAAACAAATGACtcaaatattataaaaaataataatttagatgaaataaaaaatgatataaatgaatGTATTAAAGATGCCATACCTAAGAGAATACCAAATATTAGTAGAGATTTAAAAATTGATTTGTTTGTAGCTATTCCTTcaacaataataaataacaaaagTGATGTTATTAAATCATATTTGTCGAGCTATTTAGCAAGAATATTCacaattttttcaatttcgaaaatatatatatatgatgatCAGTTAAGAAATGAAAACGCAATAAAAGCGCAAAAAAATGATTtcattaatgaaaatagttataaaagaaatgaaaataaaaataataatgataagaatgaagaaaaaaataataggaaatataacaataataacCAAGGAAGTAATAATGATTCAATAAATgaaactataaaaaaaaaatcttatgaatattcatatttatgtaaatatttgCATTATAATTTGCAATATTTAGAAACTCCACAGTATTTAAGAAAACATTTATTTCCTATAAccaatttcttaaaaaattctGGAATTATGAATCCAGTAGATGCACCACATCATTTAAGAAGTGATGAGTGGCTTCCATTTAGAGAAGGAGTAgtcataaaaaaagaatctaAAGGGATTATTGTTGATGTTGGATTATTTTCAAATGTCTTCATAAAAGATGAAAACTATATAGACACTGGGACAAGAGTTACAGTATTATTGAATTCAGATTCTTTTCAACTTTTTCAGAAAAAGAATTCTAAAATCTTATTACCTGGAAAGTTAATTCATCCAACAATAcctaaattatttaatttatattggGGATATTCtatagaaattttaaaaaatgtcagtgatatttttaatttgccAGTTGATTATATTATTGGAACCTCAGAAAGAGGAAATAATATAAGTGATtcaattttatcatttaaaaatataaa ATCAGTACTTATTGTTTTTGGAAATAAAGATGGATTAGAAAATTTgttaattaaagaaaaagaagaagaaaaaaaaaaaaattattctactgaaaaaaaaatcaaggtattaaataaaattttaaaaaaatttgatttatttattaatacatGTCCCTTTCAAACATCACGAACAATAAGAACTGAAGAAGCAATAACTATAACTTTATCATTGTTACATAATATTctcaaataa
- the LRR5 gene encoding leucine-rich repeat protein: MEKSINLNIFHYFINIKELYLVKNNIMDITPLFKCINLIILFLQINKIENILGIEKLTKLEKLNMFNNNLTENYIKIDENKNLKYIDLSDNKIENIDFFNNTNTFMHINLANNKIRNIDALKNNLNLEYLNISGNKIEKFEDIKVLHNLKKIKELYFSSIYYKNNILADGILYKHYFFSRFPNLRILDHEVIKDKHRKITCTDFEILKSILDLKINYIEEKYKKEKYYILFINNKNIKYLNDVLKPFNFYYNLKETLSNEEKEKEKISKIEKEMKYLINAYTIRFNYIMNRLKEERNLQIRYITTSLNSYFNIFFKIINREEEEFKKIENLVKLNFHSHALKNYYIDDIKIENIIKVKKLNHNVLDTLIEERINSLIYEKNLLFLHPYHYCKINNYFEFDENEYTVEDYEKKKFFEKNYICSSYNINHILKTLIRIFLENDEKDDLVHLIYYKNKNNNDFANVENNINIKKKIIRNKKFDFPIFSIYVVENYFFQNEYKEVYAYSIHENRKSIKEKELYKKEVDKEYNDIINDDNGLKNKNSETKFKIYYTLPKHTNLKYIINVNLLNQNKERYTDKNDVNKLNSDVKVENQKCIRDNFLKYLRNNTNALSNDKLKDDFFHFILNLDNINFFNITKYFIKLSKIICEIKKNALSILLKNNLKHLEVNEIFNENIEMNSDKDLEILNKKKNDFINLLNNSNEEKIICNYENEKDKIALYLNNLNIRKINLNSLKNYHNLKELYLRNNNISNLKSFFYFCEYDFDNLIVLDLSCNNIVDLTPLYMKFKNLIHLNISFNYLYDYNQIVKFSVNHKKIEYLSILNNSIYIKSEFYSNIHFLFPKIKTFNDTDIINENYFDINNYLFTTLHEETFYDEYLLNNIILNTNKKYVNIKDILNKNSSEIYKDINLKNYHTYIKIINLSNLYMPLNFLDFSGFENLKILNLSNNGIENLNDLKLPKELKVLNVKNNKLSSIEFLSEFLEIEKIVLDNNELKNINKINLLKKLKILRCSHNKITNLPLFQNLNLMEINIHNNLIKDITHLILIKNKKSLISINIYNNKINFLNLDIYLIHIFPNLLILNNNYVEKKQNIEKFFKNIYTLDVFFDMYNMYPPYTSLLSLEINNLKIKNILFNINNDNFKNLKSLNISNNYINNINNIGPLDNLKVLIMNNNKHINENSFIDSNDRNSLNSFKSLEELDISHCLLSKTTFLRKCTNLKNLKTLNLEGNNINSIRYLENFEKLKNLNLSNNKISKIFPDSFPNSLENLNISNNLIRSLSSFSTLKMVEILDLRVNRIDNIEEFKYLKCLENLKTLYLNGNRKIKEHFIIIRSMLKQIENFDDKIMKEQINLTQYLEERKEANRQNKEINKTNISLIDSNKNKSPIKDKAKMTKLRGLMNKKDSFDDAIKKDSFTIIGKKVNSNGNY; the protein is encoded by the exons ATGGAAAAatctattaatttaaatatttttcattactttataaatataaaagaattatatttagtaaaaaataatatcatGGATATAACTCCATTGTTTAAATGCAtcaatttaataattttatttttacaaattaacaaaattgaaaatattttag gaatagaaaaattaacaaaactagaaaaattaaatatgtttaataataatttaactgaaaattatataaaaattgatgaaaataaaaatttaaagtatATTGATTTAAGTGATAATAAAATTGAGAACATAGACTTTTTCAATAACACAAATACATTTATGCATATTAACTTggcaaataataaaataagaaatatagatgctttaaaaaataatttgaatttggagtatttaaatattagtGGAAACAA aattgaAAAATTTGAAGACATTAAGGTtcttcataatttaaaaaaaataaaagaattatattttagtTCAATATACTAca AAAACAATATATTGGCAGATGGAATACTTTACAagcattatttttttagtcGTTTCCCCAACTTAAGA ATATTAGATCATGAAGTAATAAAAGACAAACATAGAAAAATAACTTGTACTGATTTTGAGATTCTAAAAAGTATTCtggatttaaaaataaattacattgaagaaaaatataagaaggaaaaatattatatcttatttattaataacaaaaatataaaatatttaaatgacGTTTTAAAaccatttaatttttattacaatttaaaagaaaCTTTATCAAATGAG gaaaaagaaaaagaaaaaatatcaaaaatagaaaaggaaatgaaatatttaattaacgCCTATACTATTAG atttaattatataatgaatAGATTGAAAGAAGAAAGAAATTTACAAATAAGATATATTACAACGTCGTTGAACTCTTACTTTAACATTTTCttcaaaataataaacaGAGAAGAGGAAGA atttaaaaaaattgaaaatttagTAAAATTAAACTTTCATTCACAcgcattaaaaaattattatattgatgatataaaaattgaaaatataattaaagtaaaaaaattaaatcataATGTCCTAGACACACtaat AGAAGAGAGAATTAATAGCTTAATTTacgaaaaaaatttattattcttgCATCCCTATCACta ttGTAAAATAAACAATTATTTCGAATTTGATGAAAATGAGTACACAGTTGAggattatgaaaaaaaaaaattttttgaaaaaaattatatttgttcttcttataatataaatcatattttaaaaactttGATTAG gATATTTTTAGAAAACGATGAGAAGGATGATTTagttcatttaatttattacaaaaataaaaataataatgattttgcaaatgtagaaaataatataaatataaaaaaaaaaattataagaaataaaaaatttgatttccctatattttcaatatacgttgttgaaaattatttttttcaaaatgaatataaagaaGTATATGCATACAGTATACATGAAAACAGAAAAtcaattaaagaaaaagaattatataaaaaagaagtagATAAAGAATACaatgatataataaatgatgataatggattaaaaaataaaaatagtgaaacaaaatttaaaatttattatacatTGCCTAAGCACactaatttaaaatatataattaacgTGAATTTGCTAAATCAAAATAAAGAAAGATATACTGATAAAAATGATGTAAATAAACTAAATTCAGATGTGAAAGTAGAAAATCAAAAGTGTATAagagataattttttaaaatatttaagaaataataCAAATGCTCTTTCcaatgataaattaaaagacgatttttttcattttatattaaatcttgataacattaatttttttaatattacaaaatattttattaaattaagcAAAATAATatgtgaaataaaaaaaaatgctttatccattttattaaaaaataatttaaaacatttagaagttaatgaaatatttaatgaaaatatagaaatgaATTCTGATAAAGAtttagaaattttaaataaaaaaaaaaatgatttcattaatttattaaataattcaaatgaagagaaaattatttgtaattacgaaaatgaaaaagacaAGATAGCATTATACTTAAATAATcttaatataagaaaaataaacttgaattctttaaaaaattatcataatttaaaagaattatatttaaGGAATAATAACATAAGTAAtttaaaatcttttttttatttttgcgAATATgattttgataatttaataGTTCTAGACTTATCATGTAACAACATAGTTGATTTAACTCctttatatatgaaatttaaaaacttaattcatcttaatatttcttttaattatttatatgattaTAACCAAATAGTAAAATTTAGTGTAAaccataaaaaaattgaatatttGTCAATCTTAAATAAttccatatatataaaatcaGAATTTTATTCTAATATTCACTTTCTATTtcctaaaataaaaacatttaatGATACAGACATAAtcaatgaaaattattttgatattaataattatttgtttACTACATTACATGAAGAAACTTTTTATGACGAATATCTTTTAAATA aTATTATATTGAATACAAATAAgaaatatgtaaatataaaggacattttaaataagaaCTCTtcagaaatatataaagatataaatttaaaaaattatcatacttatataaaaataataaatttgtcAAATTTATATATGCCTTTGAATTTTCTTGATTTTTCTGGTTTtgagaatttaaaaattttgaatttatCCAATAATGGAATAGAAAAtctaaatgatttaaaattaccaaaagaattaaaagttttaaatgtaaaaaataataaattatccTCAATAGAATTTCTGTCTGAGTTTTTGGAGATAGAGAAAATAGTTTTAGATAACAacgaattaaaaaatattaataaaattaatttattaaaaaaattaaaaatacttaGATGCTCTCACAACAAAATAACTAATTTACCTCtatttcaaaatttaaatttaatggAAATTAACatacataataatttaataaaagatataacACATCTTAttctaattaaaaataaaaaatcactaatttctattaatatatataataataaaattaactttttaaatttagatatatatttaattcatatttttcctaatttattaatattaaataataattatgttgaaaaaaaacaaaatattgagaaattctttaaaaatatatatacacttGATGTTTTTTTTGATATGTACAATATGTATCCACCTTATACATCTTTATTATCTCTTgagataaataatttaaaaataaaaaatattttatttaatattaataatgataattttaaaaatttaaaaagtttaaatatttcaaataattacataaataatattaataacatTGGACCAttagataatttaaaa GTTTTAATAATGAACAATAATAAgcatataaatgaaaattcttttataGATAGTAATGATAGGAATtctttaaattcttttaaatcattagaa GAGCTTGATATTAGTCACTGCTTATTATCAAAAACAACCTTTTTAAGAAAATgtacaaatttaaaaaatttgaagaCTTTAAACCTAGAaggaaataatattaattcaaTTAgatatttagaaaattttgaaaaactgaaaaatttaaatttatcaaataacaaaatatcaaaaatttTTCCTGATTCCTTTCCTAATAgtttagaaaatttaaatatatcaaaCAATTTAATTag aAGTTTGAGTTCTTTTTCTACATTAAAAATGGTAGAAATTCTAGATCTTCGAGTAAATAGAATTGATAATATTGAggaatttaaatatttaaaatgtttagaaaatttaaaaacattatatttgaatggaaatagaaaaataaaagaacaCTTCATAATTATTAGAAGTATGTTAAAacaaatagaaaattttgatgataaaattatgaaaGAACAAATTAATTTAACTCAATATTTAGAAGAAAGAAAAGAAGCTAATAgacaaaataaagaaattaataaaacaaatatatcattaatagattcaaataaaaataaatcaccTATTAAAGATAAAGCTAAAAtg acaAAACTTAGAGGATTAATGAATAAGAAAGATTCTTTTGATGat gcaattaaaaaagatagtTTCACTATTATTGGAAAAAAGGTAAATAGTAATGGAAACTATTAA